From a region of the Vibrio orientalis CIP 102891 = ATCC 33934 genome:
- a CDS encoding Lpp/OprI family alanine-zipper lipoprotein: protein MNKMLIAAAASSVLLLAGCASGPDEATTAQLDELNNQVSQLSQNVEALQAEVSKSGDAAMAAQEEAARANERIDNIAQSYTK from the coding sequence ATGAACAAAATGTTGATCGCAGCAGCTGCATCTTCTGTTCTTCTACTAGCAGGTTGTGCGTCTGGTCCAGACGAAGCTACAACAGCACAACTGGATGAGCTAAACAACCAAGTAAGCCAGCTAAGCCAAAACGTAGAAGCTCTACAAGCTGAAGTAAGCAAGTCTGGTGATGCGGCAATGGCTGCTCAAGAAGAAGCTGCACGTGCAAACGAGCGTATTGACAACATTGCTCAGTCTTACACTAAGTAA
- a CDS encoding KilA-N domain-containing protein, which translates to MPNLTILSKEVRTLDGLYSLNDLHKASGRHNKHRPSLFMQNQQIKELIQEIGSSSDLRNGYYTQSRNSCFAKYQGGKNQGTWVCKELVYSYAMWISAKFHLQVIRAFDQMVTQQPQQPQLLDYQPERNVPISDLIYEIAQLRGVSTEQVRVHYSNVFNSQDWTKENEFIAAAARTVLRRDMLTELENTSPDMRHLLAMAKLKGLRLVNESDYQSFQARLELQQQEIEKLIDEMMRVSRNHRSLSVHGLWG; encoded by the coding sequence ATGCCAAATTTAACAATCCTTTCTAAAGAAGTTCGTACACTCGATGGTCTTTATTCTTTAAATGACTTACATAAAGCAAGTGGTAGGCATAATAAGCATCGCCCAAGCTTATTCATGCAAAATCAGCAAATCAAAGAGTTAATCCAAGAAATTGGCAGTTCCTCAGACCTGAGGAACGGATACTATACCCAAAGCAGGAATTCCTGCTTTGCTAAATATCAAGGTGGCAAAAACCAAGGCACATGGGTATGCAAAGAACTGGTCTACTCATACGCAATGTGGATTAGCGCCAAGTTTCACCTTCAAGTCATTCGCGCTTTTGACCAAATGGTGACCCAACAGCCGCAACAACCTCAGTTACTTGATTATCAACCAGAACGTAATGTTCCAATCAGCGATCTAATCTACGAAATTGCTCAACTGCGGGGAGTGAGTACTGAACAGGTTCGTGTCCATTACTCGAACGTATTCAATTCTCAAGATTGGACAAAGGAAAATGAATTCATTGCAGCGGCAGCAAGAACTGTGCTTCGAAGAGATATGTTGACCGAACTGGAAAACACATCACCAGATATGCGTCATTTGTTAGCAATGGCAAAACTGAAAGGTTTGCGTCTAGTGAACGAATCCGACTATCAGAGCTTTCAAGCAAGGTTAGAGTTGCAGCAACAGGAAATTGAAAAGCTGATCGATGAAATGATGCGAGTCAGTAGAAACCATCGCTCGTTGAGTGTGCACGGTTTGTGGGGTTAA